The region ataaataataataaataataaatagaaTCCCATGCtcaagaattaaaaataaataatcctTCACCGAACTCGCACGTGCGTACCACACAGAgcatcttttctttctttctttcttcccttGGTTCACTGTTTTCACCTTATTATTACCACTCACTGACTCACTCACTCGCTCTGAGTCTGGTTTTTGAACGCAGAGAATCACACCAACCGCGTTTCTACTTCAAcgctctctcttcttcttcttcttcttcgttcaGTTCACCCAAAATGACCTCGATTGTTCAggtacttcttcttcttcctccttctctATCAACAGATTCATTCATTCCCCTCTCTTATTTGATTTTCTGTCCCCTCAATTTTCGATTCgctaattcaatttttgttgatTGTTTCATTAGGGTTTCACCAAGTCCCTGGCCATGACCGTTCTCTCTGAGATTGGTGATAAAACTTTCTTCGCAGCTGCGGTTAGTTTCTGCTTATCTTTCACTCCTCATGCTCTAGATTCAAACTGCCTCAGATGTtgccttctttttattttaattatttgtcAACTGGTTGCAATTTGACCAAGAAACTGCATAACTATTCAATTTCTTATAAATAATTTCTGTTGTGATCTTTATAAATTTTGTTAGCTTTACTTTGTTTGATGGAGTGAGATTGAAATGTTAAGCATGTTATTTATTACTTCACTCAAGAGTTCCTCACAAAGAGGAAAGGGATTTTGATAGATATTGAAATCAAAACTAACTCTTAAATGTTTGATATCATGATATGCTTATTTCAAGATACTGGCTATGCGCCATCCTCGACGACTTGTCTTATCCGGCTGCCTATCGGCTTTGATTGTAagattattttcttcttcttcttttgcttagttgtttttgtttttgaagtcATCATAAGTTGCTTAGTATATGGTATTTTCTTTATGAATCTCATAGGTGATGACCATTCTCTCTGCTCTTGTTGGCTGGGCTGCTCCTAATCTGGTGAGAATTATATGTTGCTGGTTTAGCTTCACAATTCTCAtaattgtttgtttgtttgttcttAGCTCCTTAAGAGATTCTGTGCTGCCATTAATCAATAAGTTCCATATATATTGAGATTAGAGAGGTGTTATCTTACTCTTGATTGGCTATATTATCCTTTTTCCATGATTTCTTCCCTTCGTGCTTTATACCGAATTCTGTATTCTGCAGGTCTCTCGTACATGGACTCATCATATTACAACATTCTTATTCTTGGGGTTTGGGCTTTGGTCCTTGAAAGAGGCTATATTTGAACAAGGGTGATGATTTTCTATCCCTTACATTAACTTGGTATTTGCTAATACTAGTGTCAGTTTGCTTTGAAATATAGACTTTTGTACTCATGGCATGGTGATGATTTCATTCGATGAACAGGGATGCAGAGGATTTGGCTGAAGTTGAAGCTGAATTGGTTGGTTTCTCACCTCTATTTGATTTCTTATTTTAAGTCACTTTTTTATTATCTTCTTGACAGCACCCCTTGTGTTCTGAATAGGACAAAAATTGGAAGGCTAAAAATGGAGCTTCAAAAGATAGCAATAAGGTAAAACAATATCTATCTAATAAAGTTGGTTTTGCCTTCATTCTCTGTCTGCCTCCATGTCCCACTCTCTTGATTTTGAGCAGGCATTGAAAGTTAAGTCATCCCTTTAAGACCAGGCACAGTCTTATATAAGTTTTATTAAAATATCTTCTTATGATTATCAAATGGTTAAGAGATTTTTGAAAAATCTTTATGACTAGTATACTACAAAAGAGGCGAAAAGAAAGATTCTTAATAAGGTGCTGCATGTTTGTTGTTCTAAGACTGAACACATATTGTGTGTTTTAATTCACAGGCTGATGATGACAAGAAAAAGAATAACCGGTCATTTTTATCTCAGTTTTTCTCTCCCATCTTTCTACAGGTAATAAATTAATTGCATCTCTATACAATATTTAACTGAACATGAACTAGGTCAAATTTCATCCTCTTATCCGATCTATTTTGCAGGCATTTTCTATCACATTTTTTGGTGAATGGGGTGACAAGAGCCAGGTGAGCATAGTCAGAAAACATGGCTTTTCTCCTGCATAACCTCCATTATTGAGCATGTGTTGCATCACTTCATTAAGCATAATTTTTGTTCTGTTTCAGCTGGCTACCATAGGTTTGGCTGCGGATGAGAACCCATTTGGTGTGGTTCTTGGAGGGATTCTGTAAGTTTCaactattaattattctaaattTCTGTCTGTATCTTAGAGTCAACCTATTTCGTTCAAGATTTTGACTAATTTCCTTTGGCTGCCCATCATGACATACATacattatttcaataattttttgcCCAATTCTGCATACTTGTTGGTGGATCTTGCAAATGCATTGTGTTTGTCTGGCGTCATATATATATTCATTATGAAGGACTCGGATGTGATTCTTAATATTCTCCACAGGGCGCAAACATTATGCACTACTGCTGCTGTTATGGGAGGAAAGAGTTTAgcttctcagatatctgaaaaaGTGGTAAtaatttcttttcctttttatttagaTTGCTTGTTGTCCACCTGTTTTCACCTTTTCACTTATATGTCAACTTTTTGCAAATTCAATATTCCATTTCTCAAAAAATGTTCATACATGATGTTtaagtaattttaaaattagttttAGACAACTAGGAAACGGTGGAATTAAATGAAAACAAAGTATATGAGTAATGGAAAATGTGATGGAATAATGTAGATGATGCAATATGAGATCAAAAGTACAGCATCATAACCTGGAATCAGTAGAATACTTCATGAGTTGTGCTGTGCAATTATATGATTTACTATATTACTGGTATAGTATTAAGCTGATGTATATGTCATCCAAATGTTCTATTCAATACTGTGCAGGTTGCGCTCTCAGGTGGAGTTCTTTTCATTGTTTTTGGTATCCAGTCGTTCCTTTCTCCGGTCGAATCATGAAGGCTGTTATTGGTTAGTGATAATTcttagtgatttttttttgtaatcaCAAGAGATGGTCTGCAAATATGCTTGTTATAGTGGTTGAGATGGTCTGCCAGAAGAGCTGAGCTTTGTGCCATATCCACCTTGGGTCAAAGATTCATTCTTTTCACCCTTTTAAAGATTTTGTGGTTAAAAATAAAGATACAAACAATTGTTGAACTAGACCCAAATTTCAATATGTAAAGTTAGCTTAAGTGGATTATTCCTTTTCAACACGTGTTTACTGGAGGAATAAAAAAGGACCagtttggaaaaaaaaagtgttattTTCCAAGGTTGTTTTATTAATGTGACCTGGGAAGCTGTCTTTGGTAACTGTCAATGTCTGCCTTACTGGATAGTGGCTTAAAATGGTGAATATAACTTGATTGATTTTCCAGTATCACTTTGATGAGAGCTTTTATTGATTGCATTTGAGATATAGTTAATGAACGTAGCTTCGCTCAAGccaatttcaataaaaaaagcTCGCTGGAATGAATCCCCAGTAGGTGGTGGTTTTGAAAGCTTTGCTATGCATTTCTCATGCCAAGAAGCATTTCTGGTTTAATAACTAGTGTTCGCTTGGTTTAAGCTTGAATCTCAAACCCAACTAAACAAAATCATGGACATCTGAGATTTAAACTGCCAAACAAGGGTTGGTCTAGTTTAAACAATCATATCGATTATCGAGCTTTGGCTATGTAACTATGATTAACAGTTTCAAATCTAATTTTTTCTGGTGGAGAATATCTGTGGCTTTTACGTTTAATTGAACATCTTATAAAAATCAGAACCAAGCCTTTCTTTCATTTTATCCTTGGAAACAATATAAAtggttaaatataaaaaataatatatttcagAAATAAACAATTCTGCATAACTGAATAACAAGGAGCCTAGTGCATCTCATAGTTCCCTTTCAATAGGAAAGTGAATGCATAGGCATTCATTTATTATTTCCAATAACAATCCAATAGTATTAGATGAGTTCAATTGTTCACATAAGTCATGTCGACAGCAACCGGGTCAAttaatcaaaaatcaaaatcctcTTAATGACGTGCATAGTAATCTGgtcaattaattttaaaacatcAACTAGTTTACTTCTACTACTACTGATCTTGAGTTCCATGAATGTGATAGTCTAAAGCCTAAAATCAACTAAAAACAAGtagggaaaagaaaaaaagcaaGATAGAAAAGTCTTTTGGAACAAGATTTTGTGGAGGGAACGTGAACGCAAGCCTATTGTTCTGTAGTGCATTTTTGTGTGGTGAACAAACCACGTTGGTGTGCTTGAATCATTACACTTACCAACCCTTCGTTTTTTCAACATACACACTTTAGTTTCTTCTGTTAATTTCCGTCCCTCTAatttccatttccatttccGCACAATAGAAGATACCATAGAATCTTCTTCCCTccctctctcttctcttatttATTCTTCTTCAAAAATAACTAACAttcacacaacacaacacaaacaCACGAAATATCAAACACACACGAAACAATGAAAGCACTGAATTCGCGTGTTGTCCTCATAGATCTTCACAGTTCCAATCACCACGTCTCAACCTCCACCCTCGCCTACGTTCACAACTCCAACTTCATCTCCGCCGTCTCCTCCTCATTCCGCCGCTCGGTGCGGCAGGGGATTCGCTCCgccaggtcctcgccggagatTCGACGCCCCTCCGATCGCTTCTTCTCCAGCAATGGGCTGTCGTTGTCTTCGTCGTCGTCGTCCGCGTCCGCATCCGCATCCACCTCGCGCCCGGAGGAGCTGGAGATGTTCCTAGAGCTGCTCCCGTTGAAGATGAGGAGGGAATTGCACCGCCATAGTGAGATTGGAGGGCTCATAGAGGTTGTCATGGATTTGGGTCGAAAGCCTCTTGCCAGGTTCCCTTCCGGTGATTGGTTCATCTCTGAACAACCCATCCAGCCTGAAGATTTGGATCATGCCATTTCCAAGGTAATTGTATAATCATAATCTACACATGTTCTTagaatatgttttattttttaactttttccaCTTTGCTTTACCATCCTAATTTTGGCTTATTCAAATTCTATGCTTTGATAGAACCA is a window of Lotus japonicus ecotype B-129 chromosome 5, LjGifu_v1.2 DNA encoding:
- the LOC130716751 gene encoding GDT1-like protein 4, giving the protein MTSIVQGFTKSLAMTVLSEIGDKTFFAAAILAMRHPRRLVLSGCLSALIVMTILSALVGWAAPNLVSRTWTHHITTFLFLGFGLWSLKEAIFEQGDAEDLAEVEAELDKNWKAKNGASKDSNKADDDKKKNNRSFLSQFFSPIFLQAFSITFFGEWGDKSQLATIGLAADENPFGVVLGGILAQTLCTTAAVMGGKSLASQISEKVVALSGGVLFIVFGIQSFLSPVES